A genomic window from Osmia bicornis bicornis chromosome 6, iOsmBic2.1, whole genome shotgun sequence includes:
- the LOC114880438 gene encoding kinesin-like protein KIF13B isoform X3 — MATDKIKVAVRVRPFNRRELELGTQCVVEMSGQQTVLQHPTTMDKIERNKPKTFAFDHCFHSLDPSAENFASQEVVFDALGRDILDNAFQGYNACIFAYGQTGSGKSYTMMGSGENKGIIPRLCDNLFDMIAKQQSLELTYKVEVSYMEIYNEKVHDLLDPKPNKQSLKVREHNVLGPYVDGLSQLAVTSFQDIDNLMAEGNKSRTVAATNMNSESSRSHAVFSVILTQTLTDSKSGVSGEKVSRMSLVDLAGSERAVKTGAVGDRLKEGSNINKSLTTLGLVISKLADQNSGSNKNKDKFVPYRDSVLTWLLKDNLGGNSKTVMVATISPAADNYEETLSTLRYADRAKRIVNHAVVNEDPNARIIRELRQEVETLKEMLLHATGQGSIVGQQRTDITEKLSESERLMKEMSQTWEEKLVKTERLQHERQQALEKMGISVQASGIQVEKNKYYLVNLNDDPSLNELLVYYLKERTLVGGRSAKTDQDIQLHGLGILPEHCVITIEESGLYMTPLNGARCFVNGTQVVEKTPLLHGDRIVWGNHHFFRVNCPRSATAINSEPQTPAQNIDYNFAREELMLNELSNDPIQRAIARLEKQHEEDKQVALEKQRQEYERQFQQLRNILSPSTPYSPYVPYDPLRGSQSGKMHACTPTTQMRVEKWAQERDEMFKRSLGQLKADILKANALVQEANFLAEEMGKQTKFSVTLQIPPNNLSPNRKSVFFQRGAFVSEPAILVKRINTGSQVWTMEKLENKLVDMRDMYEDRKDPNCQRPPVMKDELPGKTQDPFYESQENHNLIGVANIFLEVLFHDVRLDYHTPIISQQGEVAGRLQVEISRISGHFPQDRICEAASESSADSTSSEPEDYSGSSHITCRVTIKQATGLPLSLSHFVFCQYMFYGHPEPIVVPAVDNTEQLNSNCQMGQRDSLVFKFDHTTDFNVPITEEFMEHCSEGALSIEVWGHRSAGFSRSKPGWEVEQQLAKARSLADRWSELTRKIELWVEIQELNEQGEYSPVDVVVKQDMWTGGIYQLRQGQQRRIQVRVKPVQNSGTLPIICQSILNIAVGSVSVRNRLQIPLDSYQDEDLRILREKWSEALMRRRQYLDQQIQKLINKQDKTEQDIEREQSLVDQWVSLTEERNAVLVPAAGSGIPGAPADWNPPAGMEPHIPVLFLDLNADDLSTHQSGEEVSVTGLNSILPKEHGNKFYSLPIIRHVEKDVCAIAAWDSSIHDNIHLNKVTDANERVFLILKTTVRLSHPAPMDLVLRKRLALNIYKRQSITDRIFKKIVRTDCLTQTGVTYEVVSNIPKASEELEDRESLAQIAASGEDNSLCDGETYIEKYTRGVSAVESILTLDRLRQSVAVKELLQAQGQPLMRKTASVPNFSQVLLPLRRLGRTIMRSDTSMDSLNVTRSESVTDLNTELNGLLHSRRASTGHTRNEENFVSTPSKPFGIARPTFLNLNLNLNSLTRLQQSTSAKSSPNMVGSKLALRMTTLHEETSNVGNQLPTPINDEDEEKSDADYSEYDSYQAPAKPVKPLTSSRTLDSLVELQSTKINTPSMSSSGYGSQAVSTTNLTSEDSISVKSISVDETPDLEYRNLLEGKKPERMDSSLVEETPEEYMGEVTNALGNLNVMESSCNEERTRKNLEETGAYMDADMDSPVSSTKSDSDANSNSTNATVQKKDAPSQSLSNRRKSDMEISQTSNSGEDSPLEGSSVVHTKLPPGKVVRRRKASANTGRPTSSQHRASFPMVRPQVSESKAAARLEQSMQPSMPYENGDNSSSERIDDDVSEKSSTFGSRHDLSRVETLLPDWVIVGESVLVRPYSYSGVIAYVGPTEFASGTWIGVELDAPTGKNDGAVNGHRYFTCRPKCGIFVKVDKLIQDKRGRALRNYTFTLPQSAPMRRSVSRGEGLHSLHRSRSRGEGLSTTGTRSSPRGK, encoded by the exons GAACAAACCGAAAACGTTCGCGTTCGATCATTGTTTCCATTCGCTGGACCCAAGTGCAGAAAATTTCGCGAGCCAGGAGGTGGTGTTCGACGCCCTGGGACGTGATATTTTGGACAATGCATTCCAGGGTTACAACGCCTGCATCTTCGCTTATGGGCAAACTG GGTCTGGGAAATCGTACACGATGATGGGAAGCGGCGAGAACAAAGGCATCATACCACGTCTTTGTGACAACTTATTCGACATGATCGCGAAACAACAGAGTTTAGAACTCACGTACAAGGTTGAAGTATCGTATATGGAGATCTACAACGAAAAGGTGCACGACCTGCTTGATCCAAAGCCGAACAAACAGTCGCTCAAAGTGAGGGAACACAATGTCCTAGGACCGTACGTGGATGGACTAAGTCAACTTGCAGTCACATCCTTTCAG GATATTGACAATCTGATGGCGGAGGGGAATAAATCGAGAACGGTGGCAGCGACAAATATGAATTCCGAGAGTTCTCGTTCGCACGCGGTCTTCTCTGTGATCCTTACGCAGACATTGACGGATTCGAAGAGCGGGGTGAGCGGGGAGAAGGTATCCAGGATGAGTTTGGTGGACTTAGCGGGGAGCGAAAGGGCTGTGAAAACTGGAGCAGTAGGCGATAGGCTTAAAGAAGGAAGCAATATAAACAA atcCCTAACGACGTTGGGTCTAGTCATTTCAAAGCTGGCGGATCAGAATTCCGGAAGTAATAAGAATAAGGACAAATTTGTGCCGTACAGGGATTCTGTTCTCACGTGGCTGTTAAAG GATAATCTCGGTGGAAACAGTAAAACAGTGATGGTGGCTACTATATCTCCAGCGGCGGATAACTACGAGGAAACCCTTTCTACTCTTCGATACGCTGACAGAGCGAAGAGGATCGTGAATCACGCGGTGGTCAACGAGGATCCGAACGCTAGGATCATACGGGAATTGAGACAGGAAGTGGAAACGTTGAAGGAGATGCTGTTACACGCGACT GGACAAGGTTCGATAGTGGGCCAACAACGCACAGACATCACGGAGAAGCTGTCTGAATCGGAACGATTAATGAAGGAGATGTCTCAAACGTGGGAAGAGAAGCTTGTAAAAACTGAGAGGTTGCAGCACGAAAGGCAGCAAGCCCTGGAGAAAATGGGGATCAGCGTTCAAGCTTCTGGTATCCAAGTGGAGAAGAACAAGTATTACCTCGTCAATCTGAACGACGATCCTAGTTTGAACGAGTTGTTGGTTTACTACCTGAAA GAAAGAACTCTGGTGGGAGGTCGTTCGGCGAAAACCGATCAGGATATTCAATTACACGGATTAGGTATCCTCCCTGAACACTGTGTCATCACGATAGAAGAATCTGGCCTCTACATGACGCCATTAAACGGTGCTAGGTGTTTCGTAAACGGCACCCAGGTGGTGGAGAAAACACCCTTACTACACGGGGACAGGATCGTATGGGGCAATCATCATTTCTTCCGGGTGAACTGTCCGAGAAGTGCAACAG CAATTAACAGCGAGCCTCAAACGCCCGCTCAGAATATTGATTACAACTTTGCCCGAGAAGAATTGATGCTTAACGAGCTGTCGAACGATCCTATTCAAAGAGCCATCGCGAGACTAGAAAAGCAGCACGAGGAAGATAAGCAG GTTGCACTGGAGAAGCAGAGGCAGGAATACGAACGACAGTTTCAACAGCTTCGCAATATTTTATCTCCTTCGACACCGTACTCGCCATATGTACCGTACGACCCACTGAGGGGTAGTCAAAGCGGTAAAATGCACGCTTGCACACCGACCACTCAAATGCGTGTTGAGAAATGGGCGCAGGAGAGGGACGAGATGTTCAAGAGGAGTTTAGGTCAATTAAAAGCTGACATACTGAAGGCGAACGCTTTGGTGCAGGAGGCTAACTTCTTGGCTGAGGAAATGGGAAAACAGACCAAGTTTAGCGTCACTTTACAAATTCCGCCGAATAATTTAAGTCCAAATAGAAAG AGTGTATTTTTTCAGCGAGGAGCATTCGTCAGCGAGCCAGCGATTCTGGTGAAGAGAATCAACACGGGCAGCCAGGTGTGGACGATGgagaaattagaaaacaaattGGTCGACATGCGGGATATGTACGAGGACAGAAAAGATCCTAATTGTCAACGACCACCTGTCATGAAG GACGAGCTACCGGGGAAAACGCAAGATCCTTTCTACGAGTCACAGGAGAACCATAATCTAATCGGAGTAGCGAATATTTTCTTAGAGGTTCTGTTTCACGACGTACGGTTAGACTATCACACGCCGATAATCAGCCAACAGGGAGAAGTCGCTGGACGACTGCAGGTCGAGATTAGTCGCATATCCGGCCATTTCCCACAGGATCGTATCTGCGAGGCTGCATCGGAATCATCGGCAGACAGTACCTCGTCGGAACCCGAAGATTACTCCGGATCGAGTCACATCACCTGTCGCGTGACCATTAAACAAGCCACCGGTTTACCATTGTCCCTCAGTCATTTTGTGTTTTGTCAGTATATGTTTTATGGACATCCGGAACCAATAGTGGTGCCGGCGGTGGATAACACCGAACAGCTTAATTCCAATTGTCAAATGGGACAGAGAGACTCTTTGGTGTTCAAGTTTGATCACACGACGGATTTTAACGTGCCCATCACGGAAGAGTTCATGGAACACTGTTCTG AAGGGGCCTTAAGCATAGAAGTTTGGGGACACCGAAGCGCCGGTTTCTCGAGAAGCAAACCTGGCTGGGAAGTTGAACAACAATTAGCCAAAGCTAGATCACTGGCTGATAGATGGTCCGAATTAACGAGGAAGATTGAACTGTGGGTAGAGATTCAAGAATTAAATGAACAAGGAGAATATTCACCAGTTGACGTAGTAGTGAAACAAGATATGTGGACAG GGGGTATTTATCAATTACGGCAAGGGCAACAACGGCGAATACAAGTTCGCGTGAAACCAGTACAAAACTCAGGAACATTGCCAATAATTTGTCAGTCGATATTAAACATAGCCGTTGGCAGTGTGTCTGTAAGGAATCGTCTGCAAATTCCATTGGACAGTTATCAAGATGAAGACTTGAGAATATTAAGAGAGAAATGGAGCGAGGCGTTGATGAGAAGGAGACAATACTTGGATCAACAGATACAGAAGCTGATCAACAAACAAG ATAAAACGGAGCAAGATATAGAAAGGGAACAGAGTTTGGTGGATCAGTGGGTCAGTTTGACAGAGGAAAGAAACGCAGTGTTAGTTCCTGCAGCAGGATCAGGAATTCCAGGTGCTCCTGCTGATTGGAATCCTCCTGCAGGCATGGAACCACACATTCCAGTTCTGTTTCTTGATCTCAATG CTGACGACCTCTCAACTCACCAGTCCGGAGAGGAGGTTTCTGTGACAGGGCTGAACTCGATCTTGCCCAAGGAACACGGGAATAAATTTTACAGTTTACCAATAATTCGACACGTAGAAAAGGACGTGTGTGCCATTGCTGCTTGGGACTCCAGTATACACGACAACATACATCTAAACAAAGTTACAGATG cCAACGAGCGAGTGTTCCTGATTCTAAAAACAACGGTACGTCTGTCGCATCCCGCGCCAATGGACCTGGTGCTACGTAAACGATTGGCCTTAAACATATACAAAAGACAGAGCATCACGGACAGAATCTTCAAGAAAATTGTTCGGACAGACTGTTTGACCCAAACTGGCGTCACTTACGAAGTTGTATCTAACATACCAAAGGCGAGCGAAGAACTGGAGGACCGTGAGAGTTTGGCTCAAATAGCAGCGAGCGGTGAAGATAATAGTTTGTGCGATGGCGAAACGTACATTG AAAAATACACACGTGGTGTTTCTGCGGTGGAAAGTATCTTGACTTTAGACCGATTACGACAAAGTGTTGCTGTGAAAGAACTGCTGCAAGCACAAGGGCAACCACTTATGCGCAAGACAGCAAGTGTACCCAACTTCTCGCAGGTACTACTGCCTCTTCGCCGTCTTGGACGCACT ATCATGAGATCCGACACGTCGATGGATTCTTTGAACGTGACACGTTCCGAGAGCGTAACCGATCTCAATACCGAATTAAACGGTTTATTACACTCTCGACGTGCGTCCACGGGTCATACAAGGAACGAGGAGAACTTTGTGTCCACCCCATCGAAGCCATTCGGAATCG CGAGACCAACTTTCCTGAATCTCAACCTGAATCTCAACTCATTGACACGTCTGCAACAATCCACCTCTGCCAAGT CATCTCCAAATATGGTTGGCAGTAAACTGGCTCTACGAATGACAACTCTCCACGAGGAAACGTCGAACGTTGGAAACCAACTGCCGACGCCTATCAACGACGAGGACGAAGAGAAGAGCGATGCTGATTACTCGGAATACGACTCGTATCAG GCACCGGCGAAACCAGTAAAACCGCTAACTTCTTCACGCACACTGGATTCTCTTGTCGAACTTCAATCGACGAAGATCAACACGCCAAGCATGAGCAGCAGCGGTTACGGTTCCCAAGCTGTGTCGACGACGAACCTCACGTCCGAGGATTCGATCTCCGTGAAATCGATCAGCGTTGACGAAACGCCGGATTTGGAGTATCGGAATCTACTCGAGGGGAAGAAACCGGAACGAATGGACAGCTCTTTGGTGGAGGAAACGCCGGAGGAATACATGGGGGAGGTGACGAACGCTTTGGGTAATCTGAACGTGATGGAGAGCAGTTGTAACGAGG AGCGAACTAGGAAGAACTTGGAAGAAACGGGTGCCTACATGGACGCGGATATGGACAGTCCTGTATCTTCGACGAAAAGCGACAGCGATGCGAATAGCAACTCGACGAATGCAACTGTTCAGAAGAAGGATGCACCGAGTCAGAGTTTAAGCAATCGGAGGAAAAGCGATATGGAAATTAGTCAGACGTCGAATTCCGGTGAAGATAGTCCTTTGGAGGGTAGCTCGGTTGTGCACACAAAATTACCACCGGGAAAG GTGGTGAGACGAAGAAAAGCTTCTGCCAACACAGGAAGGCCTACGAGTTCTCAGCACAGAGCTTCATTCCCTATGGTCCGTCCACAAGTTTCAGAGAGCAAAGCTGCGGCACGACTGGAACAATCAATGCAACCTAGCATGCCCTACGAAAACGGTGATAACAGCTCCTCAGAAAGAATCGATG ACGATGTAAGCGAAAAGAGTTCAACATTTGGTTCGAGACACGACTTGAGCAGAGTCGAGACACTACTACCAGACTGGGTGATAGTTGGTGAATCAGTTTTGGTTCGTCCTTACAGCTATTCAGGTGTAATAGCTTACGTTGGTCCAACAGAATTCGCGTCTGGGACGTGGATAGGAGTGGAACTTGATGCTCCTACTG GTAAAAACGATGGTGCTGTGAACGGCCATAGGTACTTCACGTGTCGACCAAAATGCGGAATATTCGTGAAAGTGGACAAATTAATTCAAGACAAACGAGGCAGAGCACTTAGAAACTACACGTTTACTCTTCCTCAATCTGCACCGATGCGCAGAAGCGTCAGCAGAG GTGAGGGTTTACATTCCTTGCACCGAAGTCGAAGCCGAGGAGAAGGTCTCTCAACAACCGGCACACGATCCTCTCCACGTGGCAAGTAA